A stretch of the Desulfobacter sp. genome encodes the following:
- a CDS encoding aminopeptidase P family N-terminal domain-containing protein — MNLNYLTGYDGWSFYVHQGVIVSLDQEKPFWFGREQDRNGARITSWLPDDHLYGYPDEYVQSRYTHTMVWLADLLGKMGLDKKSLGMEMDGYWFNAKMYLTLLEKLPLAAPMDGTNLVNWVKTIKSPAEIAYMKQAAQICERVMNIAVKEIHVGGWEKEVAAMVSAGQIAGTDEFGGSSTAIFPIMPSDQRTSTAHLTFHPDRKYQKNDVVLLSSVRLGCCI, encoded by the coding sequence ATGAACCTGAATTATCTAACCGGGTATGACGGGTGGTCCTTTTATGTGCACCAGGGCGTCATAGTCTCCCTTGATCAGGAAAAACCATTCTGGTTTGGCAGGGAACAGGATAGAAATGGGGCAAGAATAACCTCATGGCTGCCCGATGACCATCTTTACGGATACCCCGATGAATATGTACAGTCCAGGTACACCCACACCATGGTCTGGCTCGCTGACTTGCTCGGCAAAATGGGCCTTGACAAAAAATCTCTGGGAATGGAAATGGACGGATACTGGTTTAACGCCAAAATGTATCTTACCCTTTTAGAAAAATTACCCCTGGCCGCTCCCATGGATGGAACCAATCTTGTCAACTGGGTAAAAACAATAAAATCTCCGGCAGAAATCGCATATATGAAACAGGCGGCACAAATCTGTGAACGCGTAATGAATATTGCGGTAAAAGAGATCCATGTGGGGGGTTGGGAAAAAGAGGTTGCCGCCATGGTCTCGGCGGGTCAGATTGCAGGGACTGATGAATTTGGCGGATCATCCACAGCCATTTTCCCCATTATGCCGTCGGACCAAAGAACATCCACAGCTCATCTGACCTTCCATCCGGACAGAAAATATCAAAAAAATGACGTGGTATTGCTCAGTAGTGTCCGGTTAGGTTGTTGCATATAA
- a CDS encoding IS4 family transposase, translated as MTHISVPKKQLRSLNFDNFRCPLIKSLSKAPELQSRGDRPLKMTFEDQINALVYFHLQEHKSARHLIQDLKENVFAKENIAPDGGISRSSFCEAINHRGLEQLQFIFEDLYKQALECHPGEHAELGELVSIDGSLINAVLSMHWANYRKGSKKAKVHCGFDINHGIPNKIFLTEGNGAERTFVPKILSKGQTGVMDRGYQSHKEFDLLQEQGKHFVCRIKTRTTRTIIDNHETPSDSYIFYDALVKLGTPNQNQTKRPVRVVGYKIAGVKYYVATDRHDLTAEQIATIYKLRWTIEDFFKWWKEHLKVYHLIARSEYGLMVQILGGLITYLLLAIHCQKQFNEKVTIKRVRQLRTAILNDLFGCEEQGSHSSNRDNIVKDQKIIEQAKT; from the coding sequence ATGACGCACATCTCAGTCCCTAAAAAACAACTACGGTCCCTGAACTTTGACAATTTCAGGTGCCCTCTGATAAAGTCACTTTCAAAAGCACCGGAATTACAATCTCGAGGAGACCGCCCTTTAAAAATGACATTCGAAGACCAGATAAATGCTTTGGTTTATTTCCATCTTCAGGAGCACAAGTCTGCCCGACATTTAATTCAGGATCTCAAGGAGAATGTTTTTGCTAAAGAAAATATTGCGCCAGACGGTGGTATCAGCCGTAGTAGTTTCTGTGAAGCCATCAATCACAGGGGACTCGAACAACTGCAATTTATCTTTGAGGATCTTTATAAACAGGCTCTTGAGTGTCATCCGGGTGAACACGCCGAGTTAGGAGAGTTGGTTTCCATTGACGGTAGTCTCATAAATGCAGTCCTTTCAATGCACTGGGCGAACTACAGAAAAGGAAGTAAAAAAGCCAAAGTACATTGCGGATTTGACATTAATCACGGAATCCCAAACAAAATCTTTTTGACTGAAGGCAACGGCGCTGAACGCACTTTTGTTCCCAAAATACTTTCCAAGGGGCAAACAGGTGTTATGGATCGTGGATATCAATCCCATAAAGAATTTGACCTGCTTCAGGAGCAAGGCAAACATTTTGTCTGCCGTATAAAAACCAGGACAACAAGAACAATTATTGATAACCACGAGACCCCTTCCGACAGCTACATTTTTTATGATGCACTGGTTAAACTTGGTACTCCGAATCAAAACCAGACGAAAAGGCCTGTTCGGGTTGTTGGCTATAAAATTGCTGGCGTCAAATACTATGTGGCAACTGACAGGCATGATTTAACAGCGGAACAAATAGCAACAATTTATAAACTCCGGTGGACCATTGAGGATTTTTTCAAATGGTGGAAAGAACATCTGAAGGTATATCATCTCATTGCCCGCAGTGAATACGGCCTTATGGTTCAGATTCTTGGCGGCCTTATCACTTACCTGTTACTGGCAATCCATTGCCAAAAACAGTTTAATGAAAAGGTCACGATCAAAAGAGTTCGGCAGCTGCGAACCGCCATTCTAAATGACCTGTTTGGCTGCGAGGAGCAGGGCTCTCATAGTTCAAACAGGGACAATATTGTCAAAGATCAAAAAATTATTGAGCAAGCAAAAACCTAA
- a CDS encoding RidA family protein has translation MKKEIIYTSKAPEPGPYSQAVKFGDLVFVSGQTSEDPETSQTIHDSVAQQTERILKNISAILEAAGSSMDMVLRVDVFLSSIEDKDEMNEVYVKFFPENRPARNAVAVAGIDDNLDVEIEVIAGIH, from the coding sequence ATGAAAAAAGAGATCATTTATACATCCAAGGCTCCTGAGCCCGGACCCTATTCACAGGCAGTTAAATTTGGTGATCTTGTATTTGTGTCAGGCCAGACGTCAGAAGATCCTGAAACATCCCAAACCATACATGACAGCGTTGCACAGCAGACCGAAAGAATACTCAAAAACATCAGCGCCATTCTTGAAGCTGCCGGTTCTTCCATGGACATGGTGTTAAGGGTTGATGTATTTCTTTCTTCCATTGAAGACAAGGACGAGATGAATGAAGTGTATGTTAAATTTTTCCCAGAAAACAGACCGGCAAGAAATGCTGTTGCCGTTGCTGGAATAGATGATAATCTCGATGTCGAAATTGAGGTGATCGCAGGAATTCACTAG
- a CDS encoding DDE-type integrase/transposase/recombinase, giving the protein MNAALTLSYDIGKKPSCEAFGVPRSSFYRFYSPKKHVKSKRGSSPLSLNPDEQQTVLDILHSDTYRDQAPYQVYASLLDKGEYYCSIRTMYRLLHKEHGSVPERRRQVNRPKYKKPELLATGPNQVWSWDITKLKSVTKWTYFYLYVIMDIFSRYVVGWMVAHREQTALAKRLIEKSCENQNILPGQLGLHADRGASMKSKGVAQLLVDLGVEGVQNSVSVE; this is encoded by the coding sequence ATGAATGCCGCCCTAACGTTAAGTTACGATATTGGGAAAAAGCCTTCATGTGAGGCTTTCGGTGTCCCTCGTTCATCTTTTTATAGGTTTTATTCTCCGAAAAAACATGTAAAATCAAAGCGGGGCAGTTCTCCTCTTTCTTTGAACCCTGATGAACAACAAACGGTTTTGGATATTCTTCACTCGGATACGTATCGAGACCAGGCCCCATACCAGGTCTATGCTTCTCTTCTTGATAAAGGAGAATACTATTGTTCCATCAGAACGATGTATCGGCTTCTTCACAAAGAACATGGTTCTGTGCCGGAACGAAGACGGCAGGTAAATCGCCCGAAATATAAAAAACCTGAATTGCTGGCAACAGGACCGAATCAGGTCTGGTCCTGGGATATTACCAAGTTGAAAAGTGTCACAAAATGGACTTATTTCTATCTGTATGTAATCATGGATATTTTCAGCAGGTATGTTGTCGGCTGGATGGTCGCCCATAGGGAACAAACAGCATTGGCCAAAAGGCTTATTGAGAAGTCCTGTGAAAACCAAAATATATTACCCGGTCAGCTTGGACTTCATGCAGATCGGGGAGCCAGTATGAAATCCAAAGGGGTTGCCCAACTTCTTGTCGATTTAGGGGTAGAGGGCGTTCAAAATTCTGTGTCAGTTGAATGA
- a CDS encoding transposase: MEKMVPGTPLQQKSTPPTWLIEGPFSDLTFTSAGAEADPGTETVTQNSEHSLWVTKTHSRPHVSNDNPYSEAQFKTLKYCPKFPNHFGSIEDTRAFCQDFFGYYNKEHYHSGIGLVTPEQFHYGIAKEIYGSRCRTLKEAFIKNPIRFKGKIPRPPALPEAAWINKPEQEEKDKIGA, encoded by the coding sequence ATGGAAAAGATGGTTCCAGGAACTCCACTCCAGCAAAAGTCAACTCCTCCGACGTGGCTGATTGAAGGCCCATTCTCGGACCTGACTTTTACTTCCGCTGGCGCTGAGGCAGATCCGGGAACCGAAACCGTGACACAGAATTCTGAACATTCCCTATGGGTAACCAAAACCCACAGCAGACCGCACGTCAGCAATGATAATCCTTACTCTGAAGCTCAGTTTAAAACATTGAAATATTGTCCAAAATTTCCAAATCATTTTGGTTCGATCGAGGATACAAGAGCCTTCTGCCAGGATTTCTTTGGATACTACAATAAAGAGCATTACCATTCTGGTATTGGCCTGGTAACCCCGGAACAGTTTCATTATGGCATTGCTAAAGAGATTTATGGGTCTCGCTGTAGAACTTTGAAAGAGGCGTTTATTAAAAACCCAATACGCTTTAAGGGGAAAATCCCTCGGCCACCAGCTTTACCAGAAGCAGCCTGGATCAACAAACCGGAACAGGAAGAGAAGGATAAGATTGGAGCCTAA
- a CDS encoding MFS transporter, which produces MKNNSVWFHEKVFGITSGLTLFFGNLGAVMAAGPLSQALTVFHWRTVFIGIGALSLCLALVGFLLVRNKPEDMGFTYPNTYTGHIQTVNAHWLINLKNVFMTLSVWPGFWVQFGMIGSSYAFMGLWGMPYLRDVHSLNRSFAADHMTIQLLSFALGALFWGWVSDKIGKRKPFLIFAAAAYVLSWLVLMYLPWTPGVTGFIIFAFMGFSASGFVITFAAAKEIVHPQLSGMGVSVVNTGCFIGTALAQPLFGYIADLIWDGNMANGVRIYSAADYQNGFIAMVFLSILALAAAFRVRETYCRNNFKG; this is translated from the coding sequence ATGAAGAATAACTCGGTCTGGTTCCACGAAAAAGTGTTTGGTATCACGAGTGGCCTAACTCTTTTTTTTGGAAATCTTGGGGCAGTAATGGCTGCCGGCCCTCTTTCACAAGCCCTGACGGTTTTTCATTGGCGCACCGTTTTCATCGGGATAGGTGCCCTTTCTCTCTGCCTGGCCCTTGTCGGATTTTTACTGGTCAGAAACAAACCCGAGGATATGGGATTTACTTATCCTAACACCTACACAGGTCATATCCAAACTGTAAACGCGCACTGGTTGATTAACCTTAAGAATGTGTTTATGACCCTGAGTGTTTGGCCAGGGTTTTGGGTCCAATTTGGTATGATTGGTAGCAGTTATGCCTTTATGGGGCTATGGGGAATGCCATATCTGCGGGATGTTCACAGCCTCAACCGCTCCTTTGCGGCTGATCACATGACGATCCAGTTGCTGAGTTTCGCCCTCGGTGCCCTGTTCTGGGGATGGGTATCTGATAAAATCGGCAAGAGAAAGCCATTTCTCATATTTGCTGCGGCAGCGTATGTCCTATCCTGGCTCGTTTTAATGTATTTGCCGTGGACGCCGGGAGTAACAGGTTTTATCATCTTTGCCTTTATGGGATTTTCAGCATCAGGTTTTGTGATCACCTTTGCCGCAGCCAAGGAGATTGTCCACCCACAACTTTCCGGTATGGGGGTCAGCGTGGTCAACACGGGTTGCTTCATCGGCACAGCCCTGGCTCAGCCTCTGTTCGGTTATATTGCAGACCTGATTTGGGATGGAAATATGGCAAACGGCGTCCGAATATACAGTGCCGCTGATTACCAGAACGGATTCATCGCTATGGTCTTTTTGTCAATTCTGGCCTTGGCAGCAGCATTTAGGGTCAGGGAAACCTATTGCCGGAATAATTTTAAAGGCTAA
- a CDS encoding PLDc N-terminal domain-containing protein, with translation MENTLLYILIVVGLSFGLTMLALIDIIKKDFPSVKEKFVWHLVAIIPVFGWLVYFALGARKGKKKAF, from the coding sequence ATGGAAAACACACTTTTATACATTTTAATCGTTGTCGGCCTCTCATTCGGCCTGACCATGCTGGCCCTCATTGACATCATTAAAAAGGATTTTCCTTCTGTAAAAGAAAAATTTGTCTGGCACCTGGTGGCCATCATCCCCGTGTTCGGCTGGCTTGTTTATTTTGCCCTGGGTGCAAGAAAAGGGAAGAAAAAAGCCTTTTAA
- a CDS encoding lytic murein transglycosylase, which yields MDKPNLPTRSILLLFFLISLFIMSSAAFAQEDKPSENKKLAPLAERLIQDGFDPQKIQDLFNQKTVYFNPDGVSLFFIHSESSLNYDQFTSSKSIANAQNYMEKHKLSLDAAEKTFGVDKTVITAIILVETRLGSYLGKRTVINTLSTMAALTDKALQEEIWQSIPDKKKPKRESFDKKVAKRSKWGYEELKALIRYAEREGLDPSAIKGSYAGAMGVPQFMPSNALTLAKDGNKDSRVDLFDHNDAIFSVANYLKHHGWKSGISRQRQHEVLFKYNHSNYYVDTLLKISDKLK from the coding sequence ATGGATAAACCAAATTTGCCGACCCGATCGATTCTATTGCTGTTTTTTTTGATTTCTCTATTTATCATGTCCTCGGCCGCCTTTGCCCAGGAAGATAAACCGTCTGAGAATAAAAAACTTGCCCCCCTGGCAGAGCGGCTTATCCAGGACGGATTTGACCCCCAAAAGATACAAGACCTGTTCAACCAAAAAACCGTTTATTTTAACCCTGACGGTGTTTCCCTGTTTTTCATCCATTCGGAATCCAGCCTGAATTACGACCAGTTCACCTCTTCCAAGTCCATTGCCAATGCACAGAACTACATGGAAAAACACAAACTCAGCCTGGATGCGGCAGAAAAAACATTTGGCGTGGACAAAACCGTGATCACGGCCATCATCCTTGTGGAAACAAGACTGGGATCCTACCTGGGCAAGCGCACCGTGATCAACACCCTCTCCACCATGGCCGCCCTCACGGACAAGGCGCTGCAAGAAGAAATCTGGCAATCCATCCCGGACAAGAAAAAACCCAAACGGGAAAGCTTTGACAAAAAAGTGGCCAAGCGGAGCAAATGGGGGTATGAGGAATTAAAAGCCCTGATCCGGTACGCTGAAAGGGAAGGCCTTGACCCCTCTGCCATCAAAGGCTCCTATGCCGGTGCCATGGGCGTTCCCCAGTTCATGCCCTCCAATGCCCTGACCCTGGCCAAGGACGGCAACAAAGACAGCCGGGTGGATTTATTCGACCATAATGATGCTATTTTTTCCGTGGCCAATTATTTAAAACACCACGGCTGGAAGTCAGGCATCAGCCGCCAGCGCCAGCACGAGGTCCTGTTCAAATACAACCACAGCAACTATTATGTAGACACCCTGCTTAAAATTTCAGACAAATTAAAATAG
- the glnA gene encoding type I glutamate--ammonia ligase, translating to MTPKDVIAMAKENSARVVDIRYTDFIGTWQHFSVPISELTESAFEDGFGFDGSSMRAWQNIDNSDMIVIPEPETAKMDPFFKEPTLVLIGNIHDPITQESYSRDPRGIAKRTENYLKTTGLGDTIFVGPEPEFFIFSNIRYASEPHASFFEIDSPEAHWNTGDGSEPNLGYKIRSKGGYFPLPPNDQYQDMRTEMMLTLEDMGIEMECQHHEVATAGQSEIDLRFDKLLEMSDKLAWFKYVLKNVANKYGHTVTFMPKPLYGDNGTGMHVHMSFWKDGNPTFAGNKYAGLSDNALWAIGGIMKHCKALCAITNPTTNSYKRLVPGFEAPIKLAYSSRNRSAAIRLPMYSGSPNAKRVEFRTPDPSANGYMAFSAIAMAMIDGIQNKMDPGDPMDKNIYDLPPEELAEIQSAPGSLEEALEALKADHDFLLKGDVFTKDVIDYWIDYKMENEVKPVISRPHPHEFDLYYDV from the coding sequence ATGACACCAAAAGACGTAATCGCCATGGCAAAGGAAAACAGTGCAAGAGTAGTTGATATACGCTATACCGACTTTATCGGCACCTGGCAGCATTTCAGTGTCCCCATCTCAGAGCTTACCGAGTCTGCTTTTGAAGACGGGTTCGGCTTTGACGGGTCTTCCATGAGGGCATGGCAGAACATTGACAACTCGGACATGATCGTGATTCCCGAACCTGAGACCGCCAAAATGGATCCTTTTTTCAAGGAACCCACCCTGGTTCTGATCGGCAACATCCATGATCCCATCACCCAGGAGTCCTACTCCAGGGATCCCAGGGGCATTGCCAAAAGAACGGAAAACTATCTGAAAACAACGGGCCTGGGAGACACTATTTTTGTGGGACCCGAGCCTGAGTTTTTTATCTTTTCCAATATCCGGTATGCCTCGGAACCCCATGCCTCCTTCTTTGAAATTGACAGCCCGGAAGCCCATTGGAACACGGGTGACGGATCCGAACCCAACCTGGGCTACAAAATCAGGTCCAAGGGCGGATATTTCCCCCTTCCCCCCAATGACCAGTACCAGGACATGAGAACCGAAATGATGCTCACCCTGGAAGACATGGGCATTGAAATGGAATGCCAGCACCATGAAGTGGCCACTGCGGGCCAGTCTGAAATCGACCTGCGCTTTGACAAGCTGCTGGAGATGAGCGACAAGCTTGCCTGGTTTAAATATGTATTGAAAAACGTGGCAAACAAGTACGGCCACACCGTCACCTTTATGCCCAAACCCCTTTACGGTGACAATGGCACCGGCATGCATGTCCACATGAGTTTCTGGAAAGATGGCAACCCCACCTTTGCCGGCAACAAATATGCAGGCCTGTCAGACAATGCACTCTGGGCCATCGGCGGCATCATGAAGCATTGCAAAGCCCTTTGCGCCATTACCAACCCCACCACCAACTCGTACAAACGTCTGGTGCCGGGATTTGAAGCCCCCATTAAACTGGCCTATTCCAGCCGGAACAGATCTGCTGCCATCCGCCTGCCCATGTATTCGGGTTCCCCCAATGCCAAACGGGTTGAATTCCGCACCCCGGATCCTTCCGCCAACGGCTATATGGCTTTTTCCGCCATTGCCATGGCAATGATCGACGGTATCCAGAACAAAATGGATCCGGGCGACCCCATGGATAAAAACATCTATGACCTGCCCCCGGAAGAGCTTGCTGAAATCCAGTCTGCACCCGGATCCCTGGAAGAAGCCCTGGAAGCCCTTAAAGCAGATCACGACTTTTTGCTCAAGGGTGATGTGTTCACCAAAGACGTTATTGACTATTGGATTGACTATAAAATGGAAAACGAAGTCAAACCCGTTATTTCCCGTCCCCATCCCCATGAGTTTGACCTTTACTATGATGTATAA
- a CDS encoding P-II family nitrogen regulator: MKKIEAIIKPFKLDDVKEALSEIGIYGMTVTEVNGYGRQKGHKEIYRGAEYVVDFVPKIKLEIVVTDDRLDESVNTIRTAANSGKIGDGKIFVLPVEQAIRVRTGEDGDDAI, translated from the coding sequence ATGAAAAAAATTGAGGCAATTATCAAACCCTTTAAGCTTGATGACGTTAAAGAGGCCTTGAGTGAAATCGGTATTTACGGCATGACCGTAACAGAGGTTAACGGCTACGGCAGGCAGAAAGGACACAAGGAAATCTACAGGGGCGCCGAATATGTGGTGGACTTTGTCCCCAAAATCAAGCTGGAAATCGTGGTGACCGATGACCGGCTGGACGAGTCGGTCAACACCATCCGCACCGCTGCCAACTCCGGTAAAATCGGGGACGGCAAAATTTTTGTCCTGCCCGTTGAACAGGCCATCCGGGTCAGAACCGGTGAAGACGGAGACGATGCAATTTAA
- the glnD gene encoding [protein-PII] uridylyltransferase — MDSPDAKHLIREKEQLIKEFLQGRAKNFLERLTTCLDEYFYSVFEKSIAARKMVIAGNPFAVIALGGYGRKEQCIHSDIDLLILFDKKVPADVEAFVQELLYPLWDARFEVGYAVRNIDECIKMSFERFDILTTVLDARFLCGASLVYSDFMERFRKQLAAKHLKPTLNFLYENGKKRLEDFGDSTYLVAPDLKSGFGGLRDYHTLLWYAKIKSNIKSRRDLEYYGFLSNFEYQHLEASLAYIWDIRNRLHYITRRKNDTLHFEHQAEVANLLDNDNKISQPDVEVFLGELHEKMEFLKQISQITFEDIVSSCRIKKETFEARPTKTPGLVVKKHRLYFANTVSILQTPDLLLKIFLESGQTRMPLSIEARRVASEFRHLVDSTIRTDPRCVKIFKRILALSYWEFNVLNVMLATGILEQFIPEFSPLVNKIQYNHYHIFPVDKHSIRCVQIINSFKTPGTTLMEKLYAGIYKEIRNKNVLMVAGLLHDIGKSDPAKEHSKRGAKIAGPIIDRIGFTPGEKQDILFLIEHHLFLAKTATRRDIFDEETAVHTANRIGKIRLLRMLLLLTVADSKATGPKAWNSWTENLLKDLFLKTMGIIKTGELATKKTQRLIDKKKKDVLALLRESWREDEVYQQLSAMSRRYLLYVPSQNIVDHINLYRNLNNRDYIWQIAKENDPDMRTVSICGRDKPGFYSKIAGIFFQNHIDIVASQAYSLGESHILDIFNVRPPKDRLFESEKWEKAEQELSQALEDDHYLDKALKKIPEVLTLPSAGQPEPNQVRIDNETSSFFTIIEVLTYDFPGLLFAITNTLYRSGLNVNVAMVGTKVDQVIDIFYVKSLDEDQKIESPEKLDKIKKSIINRLPQIESKEIINEKN, encoded by the coding sequence ATGGACAGTCCGGACGCAAAACACTTGATCCGAGAAAAAGAGCAGCTGATTAAAGAGTTTCTCCAAGGCAGGGCAAAAAATTTCCTTGAACGGCTGACCACCTGTTTGGACGAATACTTTTATTCGGTATTTGAAAAGAGTATTGCTGCCAGGAAAATGGTGATTGCGGGCAATCCCTTTGCCGTCATTGCCCTGGGAGGGTATGGCCGAAAAGAGCAGTGCATCCATTCTGACATTGATCTTTTAATTTTATTTGATAAAAAAGTACCCGCAGATGTGGAAGCCTTTGTTCAAGAACTTTTATACCCGCTCTGGGACGCCCGGTTTGAGGTAGGCTATGCGGTTCGGAACATTGACGAATGCATTAAGATGTCCTTTGAACGATTCGACATCCTGACCACGGTCCTGGATGCACGATTCCTCTGCGGGGCCTCCCTGGTCTATTCGGATTTCATGGAAAGATTCAGAAAACAGCTGGCGGCCAAACATTTAAAACCCACCTTAAACTTTCTCTATGAAAACGGAAAAAAACGGCTGGAAGATTTCGGGGACTCCACCTATCTTGTGGCCCCGGATCTCAAATCCGGATTCGGCGGCCTGCGGGATTACCACACCCTGCTCTGGTATGCCAAAATCAAATCAAACATCAAATCCAGGCGGGACCTGGAATATTACGGGTTTTTATCCAATTTTGAATACCAGCATTTAGAAGCCTCACTGGCCTATATCTGGGACATCCGCAACCGGCTCCACTATATCACCCGCAGGAAAAACGACACCCTCCACTTTGAGCACCAGGCTGAAGTGGCAAATCTCCTGGACAATGACAATAAAATCAGCCAGCCCGACGTGGAGGTTTTTTTGGGAGAACTCCATGAAAAAATGGAATTTTTAAAACAGATCTCCCAGATCACCTTTGAAGATATTGTCTCCTCCTGCCGAATCAAAAAAGAAACATTTGAGGCCCGGCCCACCAAGACCCCGGGCCTGGTGGTGAAAAAACACAGGCTATACTTTGCCAATACCGTCTCCATCCTCCAGACGCCGGACCTCTTGCTCAAGATCTTTCTTGAAAGCGGCCAGACCCGGATGCCCCTGTCCATTGAAGCCAGGCGTGTGGCTTCGGAGTTTCGCCACCTGGTGGATAGCACCATCCGGACAGACCCCAGGTGCGTTAAGATTTTCAAACGGATCCTGGCCCTGTCCTATTGGGAATTCAACGTATTAAACGTGATGCTGGCCACGGGGATATTAGAGCAGTTTATCCCGGAGTTTTCCCCCTTGGTCAACAAGATCCAGTATAACCATTACCACATTTTTCCAGTGGACAAGCACAGTATCCGATGTGTCCAGATCATCAACAGTTTTAAAACACCCGGCACCACCCTCATGGAAAAACTCTACGCCGGGATATACAAAGAGATCCGGAATAAAAACGTGCTCATGGTGGCAGGCCTTCTCCATGATATCGGCAAATCCGACCCTGCCAAGGAACATTCCAAACGGGGGGCGAAAATTGCCGGCCCCATTATTGACCGTATAGGATTTACCCCGGGTGAAAAACAAGACATCCTTTTTCTCATTGAACACCATCTTTTTCTGGCCAAAACCGCCACCCGGAGAGATATTTTTGACGAGGAAACCGCCGTGCACACGGCCAACCGGATTGGAAAAATCAGGCTGCTGCGCATGCTGCTCCTGCTCACGGTTGCAGACTCCAAGGCCACGGGCCCCAAAGCGTGGAACAGCTGGACGGAAAACCTGCTCAAAGATCTTTTCCTCAAAACCATGGGCATCATCAAAACAGGAGAGCTGGCCACCAAAAAAACCCAGCGCCTCATTGATAAAAAGAAAAAAGATGTGCTGGCCCTGCTCAGGGAATCCTGGCGGGAAGACGAGGTCTACCAGCAGCTGTCTGCCATGTCCAGGCGTTACCTGCTCTACGTTCCCTCCCAAAACATTGTGGACCATATCAATCTGTACAGAAACCTGAACAACAGGGATTATATCTGGCAGATTGCCAAGGAAAACGATCCTGACATGAGAACCGTATCCATCTGCGGCAGGGACAAACCCGGATTTTACTCGAAAATTGCCGGCATCTTTTTCCAGAACCATATCGATATTGTCGCCTCCCAGGCCTATTCCCTGGGAGAGAGCCATATCCTGGATATCTTTAATGTCCGCCCCCCAAAGGACAGGCTTTTTGAAAGTGAAAAATGGGAAAAGGCTGAGCAGGAACTGAGCCAGGCCCTTGAGGACGACCATTACCTGGACAAGGCCCTCAAAAAAATCCCAGAGGTTTTGACCCTGCCCTCGGCCGGACAGCCCGAACCCAACCAGGTCAGAATCGACAATGAGACCTCCAGTTTTTTCACCATCATAGAGGTGCTGACCTATGATTTTCCAGGCCTCTTGTTTGCCATCACCAACACCCTGTACCGCAGCGGCCTTAACGTGAATGTGGCCATGGTCGGCACCAAGGTGGACCAGGTCATTGACATCTTTTACGTCAAAAGCCTGGACGAGGATCAGAAAATCGAGTCCCCTGAAAAACTGGACAAAATAAAAAAATCCATTATCAATCGTCTTCCACAGATAGAATCAAAGGAGATTATAAATGAAAAAAATTGA
- the tatA gene encoding twin-arginine translocase TatA/TatE family subunit yields the protein MIGGIGMPELIIILVIILIIFGAGKLPEIGAGLGKGIKNFKKATKEPVIEDKEDEPEKIEKD from the coding sequence ATGATTGGTGGAATCGGAATGCCTGAACTGATAATTATCCTTGTCATTATCCTGATCATCTTTGGTGCGGGAAAACTCCCTGAAATCGGGGCAGGACTGGGCAAAGGCATTAAAAATTTTAAAAAAGCCACTAAGGAACCTGTGATTGAAGACAAGGAAGACGAACCCGAAAAAATCGAAAAAGATTAA